GACAGGTTTCCACATGGCGGTAACTCTTTTTGGTGACTTGAAATTAGTTGGACGCCGCTATCGGCGGACTGGATGCAGTGCGGTGACGCATCCCGACCCATCCCGACCGCAGTTATTGGCCGCTGCTGCAACGATACTGCTCAGATTAGATCTCTTCAGCAACCCCGGGAAGTCCTCGCAACCCCATTAAAAGGGACTGAGAGCCACTAAAGCAACTATCCACAGCCTATTACTTCCATTCAGCGGCCTAAATTAACCAAATACAGGCCCGCTGAAACCAGCTGGAGAATCCTGCAGGCAATACACTGCACCGGTTAAAAAACCAACAATGAGGTTACCCCGGTGCCAGAGCTGGCGCAAATACCCAATCTGACACTGGTGCTGCTGTCGGCCGTCTGCGTTGTGAGCGCGTTCATCTCCGCTGTCACTGGCGGAGCCGGCGGTGTATTACTGTTTGCGGCGCTGAACACGGCCATACCCTTGCGTATGCTGGTGCCGATCCACGGTGCTGTGCAGCTGATGAATAATCTCGCGCGCATCTACTATGTGCGCGAGCATATCCGCTGGGCAATGTGCCTGCCGTTTTTTATCGGCTGCGCCATCGGTGCGGCGGGGATGACGCTGGGCCTGGCCAACCTCAGCTGGCAGCAGTTGCCGCTGGCGCTGCTGGCGGTATTGATCTTCTATACCGTATTCAAACCGAAAAAACTGCCGGAAATTCGTCTGGCGCCGCATAACTATTTCTGGGTCGGGATTGCCACTGGCACACTGGGAATTCTCGCTGGTGCGGTTGATCCGCTGCTGGCGGCTTTCTATGTGCGCAGGGATCTGTCGCCGAAAGAAGTGGTGGCGAACAAGTCGGTGATGCAGGCCTGGTGTCACGCCCTCAAGATCCCGGCGTTTATTTATCTCGGCTTTGCCTTTGCTGATCATCTGGGGTTGATCTTGCTGCTGACGGTGGCAGCGGTAATCGGTACTCGCATCGGTGTGGCACTGCTACACCGGCTAAACGGTGAACTCTTTTTCAAATTGATGCGCGTGGCACTGCTGATTGCCGGTGTGCGTATTGTCTATCAGCTGGTTACTCTGTAGAGGGCATGCTTTATGGCTGACTATCAAATTCTGAATCCCTATAACGGCGCCCTGGTCGAGGCGTTCGATTTCGCCAGTCGCGCCGAGGTCGATAGCGCTCTGGCACTGCTGGTCGAGGGGCGCGCGAAGCAGGCCGCGACGCCGGCCTTCGAGCGCTCCAATATCCTGATGCGGCTGGCGCAGCTATTGCTCGAGCGCAAAGAGGAGCTGGCGACACTGATTACCGAGGAAACCGGCAAAACCATCAGTGATAGCCGGGTGGAGGTGGACCGCGCTTACAATACGGCATTGGGTTGTGCCGTCGAGGCCCGCGGTATCACCGGCGAGGCACTGGATTCCGATGCCTTTCCGCCGCAGCGGGAAAAGATCGGCGTGGTGCTCTGGAAGCCGCTGGGTACCGTGCTGTGTATCACTCCGTTCAACTTCCCGATCAATATTGCCGTACACAAGATTGGCCCGGCGTTTGCTGCCGGTAATACCGTGCTGTTCAAGCCCGGCCCGCAGAACAAACGCTCGGCGGCTCTGCTGGTGGAACTCTGCTATGAAGCGGGCATCGATACCTCGGTACTGCAGATGCTGATTCCGGATATTGACGCCACCAGCTACGCAGTGGCGCACCCGCAGGTGCACGCGATCAACTTTACCGGCGGTACTGCCGCGGCCAATGCTATCGCCGCGCGCGCCGGTTACAAGAAATTGCTGTTCGAACTGGGCGGTAATGACCCCCTGATTGTGATGGCGGATGCGGACCTCGATGCGGCGGTAAACGCGGCCATTAACCAGCGCTTTGCCACGGCGGGGCAGCGCTGTACCGCGGCCAAGCGGCTGTTCGTGCACCGCGATGTGTTCGCGGCCTTTTCCGCCCTGCTGGTGGCGGCGACGGAGCAGCTGAAAGTCGGGGATCCGATGCAGGACGATAGCTTTGTCGGCCCGCTGATTCACTCCGCTGCTGCCGATGAGGTGGAAGGACGTATCGCCGCGGCAGTCGCTAATGGTGCGTCAGTGCTTTGTGGCCACCGGCGTGAGGGCAATATCATCTGGCCGACAATTCTGGACAATGTTGCGGACGATGCGGACCTGGTAGCGGACGAGACCTTCGGCCCGGTAATTCCGCTGCGCGCATTCGATGACATTGGCGAGCTGGTGGATCTGGTAAACAGCACACCGTTCGGTCTGCAGGCGGGTGTCTTTACCGAGAATCTGGCGCTGGCCAAGCAGTTGTTCAATCGTCTGGATGTGGGTCTGCTGGCGGTCAACGACGGCCCCGGATTCCGCGCCGAGCACTTCCCCTTCGGTGGCGTCAAGGAGAGTGGTGTCGGGCGCGAGGGTGTTCGCTATGCGATCCGCGAGATGAGCTTCCAGAAAACCCTGGTTATCTGACCGCGTCGAGCTCCGGTGCCCGGATGGCGCCGGAGGCTTCCTGTTCATGGTGACGGACATCGACTATACTGCGGCCCAACTTGTCGGAGTGCCTTTGGGCTGAGATCGCTGTTGCGAGATCCGTTGAACCTGATCGGGTTAGAACCCGCGTAGGAAACAAGATCTGAAGTCGTCAGAGTGGAGACCGTTCGTCCAACCGTCTGCCGCTTTGTTCAAACCAGTGCGGCTTCTTCTCATCTGTATTGCCCCCGGGCGCTGTGGCGTCACTCTCTCACGAGCTAAAGGGGGCTGCATGTCCAGGGATACTGAACTCACACCAACCGCAACCAGACAAACCCGGAGCGGTAATTCCAGCCGCGCCGCAAGTCGCGATTCCGCGAAAGTCTTTCTCGACAATCTCACCGCACAATCCTTCCCCAACTCGCGCAAGACCTACCTGACCGGAGAAATACCGGAAATCCGTGTGGGTGTTAGAGAGATCTGCCTCGGGGACAGCGTCGTCGGAGGGGACGAGCAGAACCCGGTACTGGAGCCCAACAAACCCCTGCAGGTCTACGATACCGCCGGCCCCTACTCGGACCCGGAGTACCGCATCAACGTACGCGCGGGATTACCCAAATTGCGCCGTGGCTGGATTGAGGGGCGCGGTGATACCGATATACTCGACAGCCGCCAGGCCTCCTATAGCCAGAAACGCATGGCAGACCAGGGCCTGGACCATATCCGCTTCGAGAAGCTGCCATCCCCACGCAAAGCCAGGAGCGGTCACAATGTCTCGCAAATGCACTACGCGCGCTGCGGCATCATTACGCCGGAAATGGAGTTTATTGCCGTGCGCGAGAATATGGGGCGCGCGCGGATTGCCGATGGGTTAGCTGAAGCCGACTATCAGAAAGCGCGCGACGGTATTTATATTCCCGAACAGATCACGCCTGAATTCGTGCGCCGCGAAGTCGCCGAGGGTCGGGCCATCATCCCGGCCAATATCAATCACCCGGAGCTGGAGCCGATGATCATCGGCCGTAATTTCCTGTGCAAGGTGAACGCGAATATCGGCAATTCCGCGGTGACTTCGTCTATCGAGGAGGAAGTGGAGAAACTGGTGTGGTCGACCAAATGGGGCGCGGATACGGTGATGGATCTATCCACCGGAGCCAATATCCACGAGACGCGCGAGTGGATTTTGCGCAACTCGCCGGTGCCCATTGGCACTGTGCCCATCTACCAGGCGCTGGAAAAAGTCGACGGGATTGCCGAGAACCTCACCTGGGAAGTATTCCGCGATACGCTGATCGAGCAGGCGGAGCAGGGCGTCGACTATTTTACCATTCACGCCGGTGTGCTGCTGCGCTATGTACCCCTGACGGCGAAGCGTGTGACCGGTATCGTCTCCCGTGGCGGCTCGATCATGGCCAAGTGGTGCCTGGCACACCACAAAGAGAATTTCCTCTACACCCATTTCGAAGACATCTGCGAGATCATGAAGGCCTACGATGTGAGCTTCAGTCTCGGCGATGGCCTGCGTCCGGGCTGCATTGCCGATGCCAATGACGAGGCGCAATTTGGAGAGCTGCATACACTGGGTGAATTGACTGAGATCGCCTGGAAGCACGACGTACAGACCATGATCGAGGGGCCCGGGCATGTGGCGATTCATAAGATCAGGGAAAATATGGACGAGCAGCTCAAGCACTGTCACGGTGCGCCCTTCTATACGCTCGGCCCACTGACCACCGATATCGCCCCGGGTTACGACCATATCACTTCCGGTATCGGCGCCGCCCTGATCGGCACCTATGGCTGCGCCATGCTCTGTTATGTCACGCCGAAGGAACACCTGGGCCTGCCCAACAAGGAAGACGTGAAAGAGGGCCTCATGGCCTACAAGATCGCCGCCCACGCCGCCGACCTGGCCAAGGGGCATCCGCGCGCGCAGAAGCGGGATGATGCGCTGTCAAAAGCGCGCTTCGAGTTCCGCTGGGAAGACCAGTTTAACCTGGGCCTGGACCCGGAGCGTGCACGCGCTTACCACGACGAGACACTGCCCAAAGAGTCGGGAAAAGTGGCGCACTTCTGTTCCATGTGCGGGCCCAAGTTCTGCTCGATGAAAATTACCCGGGATGTTCGCGCCTATTCAGAACAACTGGAGGCCGCAGCACAGGAAGCTGAGCGGGGCATGGAGGAAATGGCGATCAAGTTCAAGGATATGGGGAGCGAGATTTATCACAAAGGCTGAGGATCTGGTGGTATTTGCTGAGATTTCGGGCGGCCCCGGTAGTCGCGCCGCGCGGAATTTACTAGGGGCATTCAGCAACAACTGGAAAACTATTTGTGACCCATAACGGAAGCCCAAGTATCGCCATCGCCGGCGGCGGCCTGATGGGCCGTCTGCTGGCCTGGCGACTGTCGCGGCGAGGCCTGAATATCAGCCTGTTCGAGGCCGGGTCACTGGCGGCGCCGACGGGCGCCTGCTGGACCGCGGCCGGCATGATCTCGCCGCTGTCTGAACTGGTGCACAGCGAGCGACAGATCTATGAACTGGGGCTGCACAGCCTGGCGCTGTGGGAATCCTGGGCGTCGCAACTGGAGGCGCAGGTCGGGTGTCCGGTCTCGTTCCGTCGCGCCGGCAGTATCGTGGTTGCCCACGGGCGCGATCGCGCCGAATTGCAGATGTTTGAGCGCGAACTGCAAAGCAAATTAGCGAGCGCCAGTGCCGCCGATATCCAGTCGTTGGATCGCGCCGGATTACTGGGGCTGGAACCGGCCCTGGGGACTTTTGAGGGCGGTATTTTCCTGCGCGACGAAGGTGATATCGACAACCGGCGCCTATTGCCCGCGCTGCTTGAGGCGTTGCGCCTGCAGCGGGTGACCCTGCACGAAGACTCGCCGGTGGTTTGTGAGAAACACACCATTACCGGGCGGGAGGCCGCGCAGCGTTTCGACTGCGTGATCGACTGTCGCGGTCTCGGTGCCAAAGATGCCATCGATGGCTTGCGCGGGGTGCGCGGTGAAGTGCTGGTGGTGGAAACCAGCGAAGTGCAACTGCACAGGCCGGTGCGCCTGCTGCACCCGCGTTACCAGCTGTACGCGGTGCCGCGCAGCGGCGCGCGCACCGTGATCGGCGCGACGGAAATCGACAGCGATGACCTGTCACCGATTTCGGTGCGCTCAATCATGGAACTGTCTTCCGCGCTCTACTCCCTGCACCCGGCATTTGCCGAAGCGCGCATCGTCGAGACGCGGGTCAATTGCCGCCCGGCGACCATGGACAACTTGCCCCGTCTGCTCAGCGAACCCGGGCTGGTGCGGGTCAACGGACTCTATCGACACGGTTACCTGCTGGCGCCGGCGCTGCTGGAGCAGGTGGAAAAAATCATCGCAGATCAACTTTCGGAGGTGGCGTGATGCAGATAACGGTCAATGGCGAGACACACAGTTTGAGTGCGGCCGACAGCCTGGCCAATTTATTACAACAGCTCGGCTATGGTGGCGAGGCCTTCGCCGTGGCAGTGAATGGTGATTTTGTCGCTCGCGCCGAGTATGCGCAGACACCGATCGGCGATGGCGACCGGGTGGATGTCGTTGCGCCGGTGGTGGGAGGCTAGCCGTGTCCGCAAAACTATCGCTCTACGGCGAATTGTTCGACAGCCGCCTGTTGGTGGGCACGGCACTGTATCCATCGCCGGCGGCGATGCGCGCCTCGGTCGAAGCCTCGGGGGCGGAGATCATCACCCTGTCCCTGCGCCGTCAGAACCCTGAACAACAGCAGGGCAAGATACTGTGGGACTATATCCGCGAATCCGGTTGCCAGCTGTTGCCGAATACCGCCGGCTGCAAAACGCCGCGCGAAGTGATTGCGCTGGCGGAGATGTCGCGGGAGATCTTCGCCACCGACTGGCTCAAACTCGAAGTGATCGGTGACGACTACAACCTGCAGCCGGATCCTTACGGGCTGGTGGAGGCGGCGCGCGAGCTGGTCAGGCGGGGCTTTAAAGTGTTGCCTTACTGTACCGATGACCTGGTGGTGTGTCGCAAGTTGCTCGATGTGGGGTGTGAAGTGCTGATGCCCTGGGGCGCGCCCATCGGTACCGGGCAGGGGCTGCTGAACCGGTATAACCTGCAGACCCTGCGCGAGCGCTTGGCAGACGTGCCGCTGATTATCGATGCGGGCATCGGCGCGCCATCGCAGGCGGCGGAAGCGCTGGAAATGGGTTTCGATGCGGTGTTGCTGAACACCGCCATCGCCAAAGCCCACGAGCCGATATCGATGGCGCGGGCCTTCAGGCTCGCCGTCGAGTCCGGCCGGTGCGCCTTCGAGGCAGGCCTGATGACAAAGCGCCAGACCGCCAGCCCCAGCACACCGACACTGGATATGCCGTTCTGGCAGCAGGCGACGCCGCAGGAAACCTGAATCCGACGTGAGTACTTAAGGAAATTTCGCAAGTGGTTATTAAAGAGATTACCGAACTGGCTGCGCACCGCGTACAGCTGGTTGAACTGCTGCGCGACAGCGTGGCCGGCGGTGCGTCAGTGGGTTTCCTGCCGCCGCTGTCCGACATCGACGCCGGGGATTACTGGGCGTCGGTGGAAGAAGACCTGAATGCGGGCTGCCGCCGGGTTTGTATTGCGATTGATGACGGCAAGGTGATCGGCGTCGTGCAACTGGCGCTGCACGGCAAGGCCAATGGCAATCACCGCGGCGAGGTCGAAAAGCTGATGGTGCACTCGGCCTGTCGTGGCCGCGGTATCGCCGGGCGCCTGATGGAGAGCATCGAACAGTGTGCGCGGGACAGCGGGCGTAGCCTGCTGATACTGGATACCCGCGTCGGCGATACGGCCGAGCGGTTGTACCGCAAACTCGGCTATATCGAGGTCGGCCAGATCCCCGCCTTTGCGCGCAGCGCCGCCGGCACGCTCGATGCCACCTGTATTTTCTACAAGCAGCTGGCGACAGACTGACAGAACACCATGCTAGAGAATTCCAAACCCATCGTCTGGACCATTGCCGGCAGCGATTCCGGCGGCGGCGCCGGTATCCAGGCCGACCTGCTGACCTTCGCCGATTTCGGCTGCCACGGCTGTTGCGCAATCACCGCCAATACCGCGCAGAACACCACCGAAGTGGCGGCGATCAACCCGGTCTCCGTGCAGGCGCTGCGCTCGCAGCTGGACGCACTGCAGCACGACCTGTTGCCGGCGGCGATCAAGATCGGCCTGCTCGCCAACGCCGAGCAGGTGTTGGCCGTGGCGGCGTTTCTGCGCGCACTACTGGCGGTCGCAGAGGTTCCCGTGGTGTGCGACCCGGTGGCAGTGGCCAGCAGCGGCGCCGCGCTGACCGAAGGCAGCATTGGCGACGCGGTGATGCGGGAGCTGTTGCCGCTGTGTGATTTGGTGGCCCCCAATCTGCACGAACTGGAGTGGCTCGCGTGCGCACCGGTCGGCAGTGCCACGGCGATTGTCGCGGCCGCGCAGCAGTTGCGCGCCAGCGGTTGCGGCGCGGTGCTGGTGACCGGCGGCCACGGCGAACTGGTGGATGGCGAAGTGGCGGACCTGCTGCTCGACGACGCCGGCCGCGACTGGCTGATCGGTAAAAAAATTGCCACCGGCAACAACCACGGTACCGGCTGTACCCTGACGTCGGCGATCGCCGCCTGCCTGGCCCAGGGCTACCCGCTGCGCGACGCCTGTGTGGTGGCCAAGGCCTACGTGCAGCGCGGACTGCGTCTGGGCCGGGACCACAGCCTCGGCCGCGGCGCTGGCCCGCTGGCCCACTGCGGCTGGCCGGAGGAACTGCAGGATTTCCCCGAAGTGCTGCTGCCCGGCGAGCCGCGTGCGGCGCACTACAGTGGGGACAGCGAAAGTGGGGGCGATTTCGTACAGGGTTTCGCCGCGCCGGACAGCGTCGCACTGGGGCTTTACCCGGTGGTGGATTCGCTCGACTGGTTGCGCAAACTGGCGCAACTCGGGGTGTGTACGCTGCAACTGCGCATCAAGAACCCCGGCGACGACCTGGTGGAGCAGGTTCGCGCGGCGGTGGCCATCGGCCGCCAGTACAACCTGCGCCTGTTTATCAATGATTACTGGCAGCTGGCGATCGAGTGCGGCGCCTACGGTGTGCACCTCGGGCAGGAGGACCTGCAGGCCGCCGACCTGGGCGCGATCCGCGCGGCCGGCCTGAAACTGGGGATCAGTACCCACGGCTTTTACGAGTTGTTGCGCGCCCGCCGCTACCGCCCCAGTTACCTGGCCATCGGCGCGATTTACGCCACCAGCACCAAGGATATGAGCGGTCAGTTACAGGGGGGCGACAAGTTGGCGCGCATGGCGGCACTGCTGCCGGACACGCCGCTGGTGGCCATTGGCGGCATCGATCTGCAGCGGGCGCCGGCGGTGCTGGCAACCGGGGTGGGCAGTATTGCGGTTGTCAGCGCGGTGACCAAAGCGGAAGATTACCGCCTGGCGGTGGCGGAATTCCAGCGCCTGTTTTGCTGATACAGTGTGCCCGTTGCATGCGCCCCATATACCGATACAGATACTCCTATGCTCAGCCGAAAAGAACTACAGCGCTACAGCCGCCAGATCATGCTGCCACAGGTCGGGGAGGGCGGTCAGGAGAAACTCGCCGCGGCGCGGGTCATGATCGTCGGGCTCGGCGGTCTCGGCAGTCCGGCGGCACTCTACCTGGCAGCCGCGGGGGTCGGCGAGCTGCACCTGGTGGATGGCGATCACGTCGATCTGTCCAACCTGCAGCGCCAGGTACTGTACAAAACCAACCACCGCGACAAGTCCAAGGCGCAGGTGGCCGCGCAGCAGCTGGCGGCGGCCAACCCGGAAATCCGCGTGCACGCCCACGCCTGCATGGCGGAGGAATCCTGGCTGCGTGAACGCATGAAGTCGATCGACCTGGTGCTCGATTGCACCGACAACCTGGAGATCCGCCACACGCTGAACCGGGTTTGCCGCGCCGCCGGCCGCGCGGTGGTGATGGCCTCGGTGCGCGGCTTTTCCGGCCAGTTGATCAGCTTCGATTTTGCCCGGCAGCCGTCGCCCTGTTACGCCTGCCTGTTTCCGCCGCGGGATGAAGAAGTGGTGGAGAATTGCTCGACCGCCGGGGTCATCGG
This region of Microbulbifer sp. SAOS-129_SWC genomic DNA includes:
- the thiO gene encoding glycine oxidase ThiO is translated as MTHNGSPSIAIAGGGLMGRLLAWRLSRRGLNISLFEAGSLAAPTGACWTAAGMISPLSELVHSERQIYELGLHSLALWESWASQLEAQVGCPVSFRRAGSIVVAHGRDRAELQMFERELQSKLASASAADIQSLDRAGLLGLEPALGTFEGGIFLRDEGDIDNRRLLPALLEALRLQRVTLHEDSPVVCEKHTITGREAAQRFDCVIDCRGLGAKDAIDGLRGVRGEVLVVETSEVQLHRPVRLLHPRYQLYAVPRSGARTVIGATEIDSDDLSPISVRSIMELSSALYSLHPAFAEARIVETRVNCRPATMDNLPRLLSEPGLVRVNGLYRHGYLLAPALLEQVEKIIADQLSEVA
- the thiE gene encoding thiamine phosphate synthase; this encodes MLENSKPIVWTIAGSDSGGGAGIQADLLTFADFGCHGCCAITANTAQNTTEVAAINPVSVQALRSQLDALQHDLLPAAIKIGLLANAEQVLAVAAFLRALLAVAEVPVVCDPVAVASSGAALTEGSIGDAVMRELLPLCDLVAPNLHELEWLACAPVGSATAIVAAAQQLRASGCGAVLVTGGHGELVDGEVADLLLDDAGRDWLIGKKIATGNNHGTGCTLTSAIAACLAQGYPLRDACVVAKAYVQRGLRLGRDHSLGRGAGPLAHCGWPEELQDFPEVLLPGEPRAAHYSGDSESGGDFVQGFAAPDSVALGLYPVVDSLDWLRKLAQLGVCTLQLRIKNPGDDLVEQVRAAVAIGRQYNLRLFINDYWQLAIECGAYGVHLGQEDLQAADLGAIRAAGLKLGISTHGFYELLRARRYRPSYLAIGAIYATSTKDMSGQLQGGDKLARMAALLPDTPLVAIGGIDLQRAPAVLATGVGSIAVVSAVTKAEDYRLAVAEFQRLFC
- a CDS encoding thiazole synthase — translated: MSAKLSLYGELFDSRLLVGTALYPSPAAMRASVEASGAEIITLSLRRQNPEQQQGKILWDYIRESGCQLLPNTAGCKTPREVIALAEMSREIFATDWLKLEVIGDDYNLQPDPYGLVEAARELVRRGFKVLPYCTDDLVVCRKLLDVGCEVLMPWGAPIGTGQGLLNRYNLQTLRERLADVPLIIDAGIGAPSQAAEALEMGFDAVLLNTAIAKAHEPISMARAFRLAVESGRCAFEAGLMTKRQTASPSTPTLDMPFWQQATPQET
- the thiS gene encoding sulfur carrier protein ThiS, with translation MQITVNGETHSLSAADSLANLLQQLGYGGEAFAVAVNGDFVARAEYAQTPIGDGDRVDVVAPVVGG
- a CDS encoding aldehyde dehydrogenase family protein codes for the protein MADYQILNPYNGALVEAFDFASRAEVDSALALLVEGRAKQAATPAFERSNILMRLAQLLLERKEELATLITEETGKTISDSRVEVDRAYNTALGCAVEARGITGEALDSDAFPPQREKIGVVLWKPLGTVLCITPFNFPINIAVHKIGPAFAAGNTVLFKPGPQNKRSAALLVELCYEAGIDTSVLQMLIPDIDATSYAVAHPQVHAINFTGGTAAANAIAARAGYKKLLFELGGNDPLIVMADADLDAAVNAAINQRFATAGQRCTAAKRLFVHRDVFAAFSALLVAATEQLKVGDPMQDDSFVGPLIHSAAADEVEGRIAAAVANGASVLCGHRREGNIIWPTILDNVADDADLVADETFGPVIPLRAFDDIGELVDLVNSTPFGLQAGVFTENLALAKQLFNRLDVGLLAVNDGPGFRAEHFPFGGVKESGVGREGVRYAIREMSFQKTLVI
- the thiC gene encoding phosphomethylpyrimidine synthase ThiC; the protein is MSRDTELTPTATRQTRSGNSSRAASRDSAKVFLDNLTAQSFPNSRKTYLTGEIPEIRVGVREICLGDSVVGGDEQNPVLEPNKPLQVYDTAGPYSDPEYRINVRAGLPKLRRGWIEGRGDTDILDSRQASYSQKRMADQGLDHIRFEKLPSPRKARSGHNVSQMHYARCGIITPEMEFIAVRENMGRARIADGLAEADYQKARDGIYIPEQITPEFVRREVAEGRAIIPANINHPELEPMIIGRNFLCKVNANIGNSAVTSSIEEEVEKLVWSTKWGADTVMDLSTGANIHETREWILRNSPVPIGTVPIYQALEKVDGIAENLTWEVFRDTLIEQAEQGVDYFTIHAGVLLRYVPLTAKRVTGIVSRGGSIMAKWCLAHHKENFLYTHFEDICEIMKAYDVSFSLGDGLRPGCIADANDEAQFGELHTLGELTEIAWKHDVQTMIEGPGHVAIHKIRENMDEQLKHCHGAPFYTLGPLTTDIAPGYDHITSGIGAALIGTYGCAMLCYVTPKEHLGLPNKEDVKEGLMAYKIAAHAADLAKGHPRAQKRDDALSKARFEFRWEDQFNLGLDPERARAYHDETLPKESGKVAHFCSMCGPKFCSMKITRDVRAYSEQLEAAAQEAERGMEEMAIKFKDMGSEIYHKG
- a CDS encoding GNAT family N-acetyltransferase, which translates into the protein MVIKEITELAAHRVQLVELLRDSVAGGASVGFLPPLSDIDAGDYWASVEEDLNAGCRRVCIAIDDGKVIGVVQLALHGKANGNHRGEVEKLMVHSACRGRGIAGRLMESIEQCARDSGRSLLILDTRVGDTAERLYRKLGYIEVGQIPAFARSAAGTLDATCIFYKQLATD
- a CDS encoding sulfite exporter TauE/SafE family protein, with protein sequence MPELAQIPNLTLVLLSAVCVVSAFISAVTGGAGGVLLFAALNTAIPLRMLVPIHGAVQLMNNLARIYYVREHIRWAMCLPFFIGCAIGAAGMTLGLANLSWQQLPLALLAVLIFYTVFKPKKLPEIRLAPHNYFWVGIATGTLGILAGAVDPLLAAFYVRRDLSPKEVVANKSVMQAWCHALKIPAFIYLGFAFADHLGLILLLTVAAVIGTRIGVALLHRLNGELFFKLMRVALLIAGVRIVYQLVTL
- a CDS encoding HesA/MoeB/ThiF family protein — encoded protein: MLSRKELQRYSRQIMLPQVGEGGQEKLAAARVMIVGLGGLGSPAALYLAAAGVGELHLVDGDHVDLSNLQRQVLYKTNHRDKSKAQVAAQQLAAANPEIRVHAHACMAEESWLRERMKSIDLVLDCTDNLEIRHTLNRVCRAAGRAVVMASVRGFSGQLISFDFARQPSPCYACLFPPRDEEVVENCSTAGVIGPALGVVGSMQALEAIRFLLGQQPASLARLHLFEAQTLELRPLQLQSDNGCPVCSKE